TGTTACAAGACCGCAAGGGTACCGCAAATGGGCTGGCAAGGACGCCGTGAGCTTCTGATCGGCGGTCTTGTCGTCACTTCCGACGACCTGGCACGGAAAATTTGTATAGATGTCTACTCAATAGGACTCGCAAGATACACCCATGGGCATGGTCCCGTCCAGTCGCGTCCCCCGACTTGGCTATTTTCGGAAATTCTGGTGTAGAATCATTGGTTTGCCAAATCTCATCCTCTGCTTGCGGCATATCCGTTGTCTGGCGCCCGGGAAGTCGGGAGCCTTTCCCTTCCAGTCTGGGACATAGGACAACGAACAAAATCGGACGGCAAAAAGTTGTTAGCCCGCAAAGGCAAGATGAACTAGGAGTTTCAATGAACCTCATCGCTATCCTGGAACAGGAAGAAATTGCCCGCCTGACTGGCGGCAAGGCCATGCCTGCTTTTGCTCCTGGCGACACCGTCGTCGTGAGCGTGAACGTCGTTGAAGGCACCCGCAAGCGCGTGCAGGCCTTCGAAGGCGTCGTGATCGCCAAGCGCAACCGCGGCCTGAACTCCGCGTTCACCGTGCGCAAGATCTCGTCGGGCGAAGCCGTGGAACGTACGTTCCAGCTGTACTCGCCGCAGATCGCTGGCATCGAAGTCAAGCGCCGCGGCGACGTGCGCCGCGCCAAGCTGTACTACCTGCGCAACCGCTCGGGCAAGTCGGCTCGCATCAAGGAAAAGCTGGTCAGCAAGCAAGCCTCGGCGGCTTGATCGCTTATCGGCACACGGCCCTATCTGTGTCGGACGCTCACGCTTTCCCGCGTTTTCGTCCGATACGGATTTCCGGGTTAAAAAGGCACCTGCGAGGGTGCCTTTTTCTTTACACAGAGCCGTATGTCTGATTCCTCGTCATCCCCGCGGCCCAGGCGGCCGCTGGCCCGTCCCGGTTTCGATCCGGCTTCCCAGCCCTGGGTCGTGGCCAATGATTCGCTGCCGGCCGTGCCTGCCGGCCTGCTCACGCCCGACGCGCTGCGCGGAACGCTGAGCCAGCCTTCCACCTGGAAGCTCGAACTCTCGCGCGACAATGACCTGCGCTATCCAGGACGCGAAGGCACGCCGGTGCCCGCCGCCGTGCTGATTCCCCTGGTGACCCGGGAGCAGGGCGTCAGCATCCTGCTGACCCAGCGCGCCGCGCACCTGTATGACCATGCCGGCCAGATCAGCTTTCCCGGCGGACGCATCGAAACCAGCGACCCCACGCCGGAGGACGCCGCGCTGCGCGAGGCGCACGAGGAAACCGGATTGCCGGCCGAGCATGTGGAAGTGCTGGGCAGCATGCCGCCGTATCTGACGGCGACCGGATTCTCCATCATCCCCGTCGTGTCCTTGGTGCGGCCCGGCTTCCAGCTGGCGCCGGACGCGTTCGAGGTGGCCGAGGTGTTCGAGGTGCCGTTGTCCTTCCTGATGGACCCGGCCAATCACCGCCTGTACGAGGCGCGGCTGGACGATGGCCGCGTGCGCCATTACTACGGCATGCCTTACGGCAAGTACTTCATCTGGGGCGCGACGGCAGGCATGCTGCGCAATCTGTACCATCTGCTGAATCACGGGCTGCAGCCGCGCTGAGAGCCGGGTGCGTCGGCGCCAGGCGCCATGGCGCTAGGTGTCGTGGTGCCCGACGCATTGGCGCCCGGCGCGCTCCCGCGCCAGGTTTCAATACCGCTGCTGGCCCGCTTCGTTCTCTTCCAATACCCGTTGA
The Achromobacter sp. AONIH1 DNA segment above includes these coding regions:
- the rplS gene encoding 50S ribosomal protein L19; this encodes MNLIAILEQEEIARLTGGKAMPAFAPGDTVVVSVNVVEGTRKRVQAFEGVVIAKRNRGLNSAFTVRKISSGEAVERTFQLYSPQIAGIEVKRRGDVRRAKLYYLRNRSGKSARIKEKLVSKQASAA
- a CDS encoding CoA pyrophosphatase; amino-acid sequence: MSDSSSSPRPRRPLARPGFDPASQPWVVANDSLPAVPAGLLTPDALRGTLSQPSTWKLELSRDNDLRYPGREGTPVPAAVLIPLVTREQGVSILLTQRAAHLYDHAGQISFPGGRIETSDPTPEDAALREAHEETGLPAEHVEVLGSMPPYLTATGFSIIPVVSLVRPGFQLAPDAFEVAEVFEVPLSFLMDPANHRLYEARLDDGRVRHYYGMPYGKYFIWGATAGMLRNLYHLLNHGLQPR